A single Deltaproteobacteria bacterium DNA region contains:
- a CDS encoding TAXI family TRAP transporter solute-binding subunit — MLIRTLLIRLSVTFSVTLIFSLATAYAQKLPPSVTIGANPAGTVFYAVGAGLAKVISGAGPMQSIVQPYTGTSTLLPLLDSGELDFAIVNTVETNLAYQGPVKLKIGGKNPLPHVPNARLIMRGSPLFVGLVGKKDGIKSVHEIKGKRVTGEYPANIAIWYHGYAALASAGLSWDDVKVVPVPALNEGIDAVVQGRADVSIHSVGAAKVKEADAAVGARYIPIDCSAQGDARVRKAVPGYVTTTLKSGLSTGIITDTCVLTYDIYMLGHKGLSNDVVQASLKAIWENIDKLPPLHAQFQEWTRERAASADVTVPYHPAAVQFYKEKNLWNAKMDETQKRLLAVNP; from the coding sequence ATGTTAATTCGCACCTTGCTAATTCGATTGTCGGTAACGTTTAGCGTCACCCTAATTTTTTCGTTGGCAACTGCCTACGCGCAAAAACTCCCGCCTTCCGTGACCATCGGCGCCAATCCCGCGGGTACGGTTTTCTACGCCGTGGGAGCGGGCTTGGCAAAGGTGATCAGCGGCGCGGGGCCGATGCAGTCGATCGTGCAGCCTTACACTGGCACCAGTACCCTATTGCCGCTGCTCGACAGCGGCGAACTCGACTTCGCCATTGTCAATACCGTCGAAACCAATCTCGCTTACCAGGGACCAGTGAAACTAAAAATCGGCGGAAAAAACCCGTTGCCCCATGTGCCCAACGCGCGGCTGATTATGCGCGGCTCGCCTTTGTTCGTCGGTCTAGTTGGAAAAAAGGACGGCATCAAAAGCGTACACGAAATCAAAGGCAAGCGCGTCACCGGCGAGTACCCGGCGAACATCGCGATCTGGTATCACGGCTATGCTGCGCTCGCGAGCGCCGGTCTCAGCTGGGACGATGTAAAGGTCGTCCCAGTCCCCGCGCTTAACGAAGGCATCGACGCCGTTGTGCAAGGGCGCGCCGATGTGAGTATCCATTCCGTTGGCGCAGCAAAAGTAAAAGAAGCGGACGCCGCCGTCGGGGCGCGCTATATTCCGATCGATTGTAGCGCGCAAGGCGATGCGCGAGTTAGAAAAGCTGTGCCGGGCTATGTGACGACCACGCTCAAGTCAGGTCTCTCCACCGGCATTATCACCGACACCTGTGTTCTCACTTACGACATCTACATGCTCGGGCACAAAGGGTTATCCAACGATGTGGTCCAGGCTAGCCTCAAAGCGATCTGGGAAAATATCGACAAGCTGCCGCCGCTCCACGCGCAGTTCCAAGAATGGACCCGAGAGCGCGCCGCGTCGGCCGACGTAACGGTGCCGTATCATCCCGCCGCCGTGCAGTTCTACAAGGAAAAGAATTTGTGGAATGCGAAAATGGACGAGACCCAGAAACGACTGCTGGCAGTGAATCCGTAG
- a CDS encoding TAXI family TRAP transporter solute-binding subunit: MGSDGRQAMFVSKSIIRGFVYVGIVAAIFVGVNSAHAQKLPASTTIGTNPAGSLFYSVASGLAKVISGAGPMQAIVQPYTGSSTFLPLLDSGEIDYGIINAVDMAMAYQGPKLKVTGRNPLPFTPNTRLIMRGSPLLTSLVSKKDGAIKTVADVKGKRVTGEYPAHLAVWFSVYGSLTSGGLTWDDVKVVPVPAVNEGIDALVQGRAEVSNHTVASAKIKEADAAVGVRCVSLDCSPQGEARVKKAVPGYYLTMLKSGHSTGIIGDTCVQAYDMYLVGHKALSNDVISAALKAIWDNIDKLAPLHPSLQEWTRERAVTLDATMAYHPAAVQFYKEKNVWPAKMDDTQKRLLAVNP; the protein is encoded by the coding sequence ATGGGTTCGGACGGGAGACAAGCTATGTTTGTTAGTAAATCAATAATTCGCGGTTTCGTGTACGTTGGTATCGTCGCTGCGATCTTTGTTGGTGTGAATTCCGCGCACGCGCAGAAGCTTCCTGCCTCGACAACCATCGGCACCAATCCCGCCGGTTCGCTATTTTATTCCGTAGCGAGCGGACTCGCCAAAGTTATCAGCGGCGCCGGGCCGATGCAGGCGATCGTTCAGCCTTACACCGGTAGCAGCACGTTCTTGCCGTTGTTGGACAGTGGCGAGATCGATTACGGCATTATCAACGCCGTCGATATGGCTATGGCCTATCAAGGACCGAAGCTGAAGGTTACCGGACGTAACCCGCTACCGTTCACGCCGAATACTCGGCTGATCATGCGCGGTTCGCCGTTACTCACCAGTTTAGTTTCTAAAAAGGACGGAGCGATCAAAACCGTCGCGGACGTCAAAGGTAAAAGAGTCACCGGCGAATACCCGGCGCACCTCGCGGTCTGGTTCAGCGTCTACGGTTCCCTCACCAGCGGCGGATTGACTTGGGATGACGTCAAAGTCGTGCCGGTGCCCGCGGTCAACGAAGGCATCGACGCGCTGGTGCAAGGACGCGCGGAGGTCAGCAATCACACTGTCGCTTCGGCCAAGATCAAAGAAGCGGATGCCGCCGTTGGCGTGCGTTGCGTTTCCCTCGACTGCTCGCCCCAAGGCGAAGCGCGCGTCAAGAAAGCCGTGCCTGGTTACTATCTGACGATGCTCAAGTCCGGCCACTCAACCGGCATCATCGGCGACACCTGCGTGCAAGCATACGACATGTATTTGGTCGGCCACAAAGCTTTGTCGAACGACGTCATCAGCGCGGCTTTGAAAGCGATCTGGGACAACATCGACAAGCTCGCGCCGCTGCACCCCTCGCTGCAAGAGTGGACCCGCGAGCGCGCCGTCACGCTCGACGCGACCATGGCCTATCACCCGGCCGCCGTGCAGTTTTACAAAGAGAAAAACGTTTGGCCGGCGAAAATGGACGACACGCAGAAACGACTATTAGCTGTAAATCCGTGA